The sequence AATGATTTGCTCGGGAACTGGGACCAAAGTCGGGCTGTCAAGTCAGGCAAAGAATGCCAGACGTGCCATATGCTGCAGCAAGTCGGGGAGTCGGCCAATGGAGAAAAGAAGCGGACGATCGCGAATCATAGTTTCCCTGGGCGCATCGGCAAGCTTCGCCAAGAGGCTGCGAAGTTGGACGTGCAGACCAAGATTGACGGAGACAACACGACGGTGATGGTCAAGGTCCAAAGCCTGGTACCGCACAATTTACCTACGACTCATCCGGCCTGGGCCACCGTAGTCTTGAATCTCGACATCAAAGGGAAAAACCTAAAGACCGTGTTTTCCGATACACGTGTCTATGGCCGGACGTATCTGGATGCCAAGGGACAGCCAACCATCTTTGACTTTGAAGCGGTGAAAGTGGCGGAAGACACGGTATTGAAACCAGAAGAAACGAGAGAAGAAACCTTCACCTTCCAGACTCCCAAAGATACCAAGACGTTCGATGTCGAAGTCGCACTCAATTACGCGCCATTGAATGGTCCTTCTTCATTTCTCCAGCGCGTCGAAGCTGAGTCTTCTCAGGGCTCACAAGATCCAGTCTTCCAGCCGATCGAAATCGTCAAGCGGACGGAGAATGTGCCGGTCGATAAATAACGTCGCTCGTCGTTCGTGAAGCGTATCTCGGCGAGGAAACAGCTGTTATTTGATGAATTTGAGTCTGTTCGGCGCTGAGGTATACATGACCCCATGTCCTTCAACCTCCCTATCAAAGACATGAGCCTCCACGAGAAACTTGCTGCGATGGAATCATTGTGGGAAGACATTGCCCGTACTCCGGAAGCGATTGAGTCACCCGCCTGGCACAAAGACATCCTTGATGAGCGACGCCAACGACTTACCCAGGAACAATCTGAGTTCGTCGATTGGGAGACCGCCAAAGCGGACATCCGAAACAAGGTCTCGTGAGAACCAAGGTCCTGAGATCTTAAAAAGTTCAAGGAGCCAATTTCTCGAAATTGCACTCTGACTCCGATCTTTTCTTTAGCCGATCAGTCTCATTAATAGTTAGATATAAAGAGATAGGTCGAGATGCCTAAAATCGTCTCACAGGAAGACTGCAGAAAAGTACGAGACCTTCCTTTCTGCTA is a genomic window of Candidatus Nitrospira kreftii containing:
- a CDS encoding Acyl-protein synthetase, encoding MSFNLPIKDMSLHEKLAAMESLWEDIARTPEAIESPAWHKDILDERRQRLTQEQSEFVDWETAKADIRNKVS
- a CDS encoding putative Pentaheme cytochrome c — protein: MCGRLLPKCMAVGLSIVVTICATVFSDGAVTPVSAQTVPNQSVIEKAFPHSNKCKRCHERVYEEWETSPLAKSIHSPAFRASLDAYLKSSGGKDQALCFRCHAPHVREFSDHVQLFVDQAKAGDPSLDGVACSQCHLIKQVDRAKHPPEPKYEIGGKTLYGPYKDFVQNLAHQSMELSLFQKSDLCLNCHQSVPSATNLGKANDLLGNWDQSRAVKSGKECQTCHMLQQVGESANGEKKRTIANHSFPGRIGKLRQEAAKLDVQTKIDGDNTTVMVKVQSLVPHNLPTTHPAWATVVLNLDIKGKNLKTVFSDTRVYGRTYLDAKGQPTIFDFEAVKVAEDTVLKPEETREETFTFQTPKDTKTFDVEVALNYAPLNGPSSFLQRVEAESSQGSQDPVFQPIEIVKRTENVPVDK